The Immundisolibacter sp. genome includes a window with the following:
- a CDS encoding 4-hydroxyphenylacetate 3-hydroxylase N-terminal domain-containing protein: MSTRTGAQFLAGLKDDREVWYDGERVGDVTSFEPFAASVQSLAMLYDMQHDPQHRDILSVDCP; the protein is encoded by the coding sequence ATGAGCACTCGAACCGGCGCGCAGTTCCTGGCGGGCCTCAAGGACGACCGCGAGGTCTGGTACGACGGCGAGCGCGTCGGCGACGTGACCAGCTTCGAGCCGTTCGCGGCGTCCGTGCAGTCGCTGGCCATGCTGTACGACATGCAGCACGACCCGCAGCACCGCGACATCCTGAGCGTGGACTGCCCGG